The sequence CGTAATCGAGAGTACACGTTACTAGAGCGTGTTATATTGTGTGCTTCGTGAACAGAAGTTGTTTAGGGAAACATAACGAGACTGGTGTGTCATATGGGCATTgcttctattattatattcgcgGTGAACGTATGAAATTCAATCGTTCGAAATAACACGATAAAGAGCAACACCATTATTCATACGAGAATAACGAGCGACGTAACGAGTCTAATTCCAGTGAAAATACACTggaattttcatggaaattttctACTGGAAGCTAGACGACTTAATTTTTGACTTAATTTTAGTCATTCGATTTAGTACGGTATGATGTTTCGTGATATTTGGTTTTGTTTTTGATTGTGCTTTCTATCTGTTTGTTTGTTGGTATTCAAAAAGAAATTTGCCCCCCGGCTAGCGACAGCTAACTTTGATCGTTGGATGAGCGAAATCTGTGGGCAAAAAATCTGGACAGATACTGCGAAAGGTTTTCCGCGTGGTTTTCGTTGGGTTTCCAGGCCAATAAATTCTATGGCTTGAGCCGAATACGGTTGGTTGCAAATAAATGGCGGTCAAAATCGATAAACTGTCGTTGTGAAAATTTATCGCTTCAGGAAGAAATGCATACGAGTGATACTGTTTCTCCCAGCTGGACTAACAATTTTTTGATCCCTTGGTAAGCATAAGCAGTGTAATCTCACTGtttgttgtttgtttgttttcacTAACTTCGCAAAAACTAAAGGTTGACAAAGTTTTCTAGATTTGAGCGAGATCTAATATTTGACTCTTTCATCATTTATGAGCAATGTTAAATTATCGTTTCTTCGATAAATAAGCGGAATTTGCATGTATGAATTATTCTGCTGAAAATGCGGTTGAAATTAAGCGAGAACTTTCCTAAGAAATATTATGGTATAAATAAGGCGTTGTTTGCCAAGAGAAAATTCTTCTGGAATCTTTTCAAGCTAATAAATATGAGTTTCACGAAGAAGCGGAAaggaaaaatattgtatatatttcctaacTAGCACGCAACAATTTTATCATAGACTTTGTCACCTTGATACACATGAAGGGCACGCTGCTTCAGTTTAAAAGGTTGCGCATCGCCAAAGGATTGCACCGACGATATTTCTCGGAGCCTCTCGTTTGTCGTGTCGAGGCTCTTGCTGATCTAGAAAAGCAACGTATATGGCTATCAATACTGAACTAAAAAATCGccgatttgaaaaatatttgtcttaaacatcataaaaaatttaatgaattttaaaagaatAAGAAGCAATCGATATGATATCTTATGTCTACTATATTTTTTTTAGCGGCGGTAAAGTTGTTCTAATGACATAGCGTTTAAACATCGATTCGATATTATCATTATCTCTGTTATGTCAATTGCATACCTCGTTCAAAGTATATGGCTCTTCGTGGAGGTCGGTTGTTACAACAGAGACCATTTCATCTTCACTCATACCAAGACTTTCCTGGACATCGATTAATCTTTGTACACGTTCCCAAGGTTTGTTCCGTTTCTTTGCTATCATCTATAAACGTATGTGATAGCTTTACTTAGAAGAAACTCAGATCtcttaaaattttttaagtaGAAATATCAGAAACTTTTTCACAaactgagagagagagagagagagagagagagagagagatacataaaggattaatataaaaatataaaaacaattcAGACTGTTCTTGTAATTTTGATATTATCCCTGACGAAAAGACAAGTTACGTGTAGCACATCGCTTGAGGTCGCTTAACAATTATAAATCTTGATTGagatgaaattttattcattcctTTGAAACTATGTCCGAACGAATCTTCGAGTGTTTATTCTCATCCGGATAAATATATCAAGCGAATACATTTTCAAATGCCTCTGTATTCCCTCTACAATCATTCATTATTACCACTGtattaattactttatttttaacatCATAAAATTGATTATTTGCTATAGCATTCAATTCATGGTAACTTAATCGGCTTCgtcattaattaataacatgtaaatcTGTCTGTTTCAACAAAACGATAATTAATCATTATTCAAATCCGCAACTGTAGATGGCACGTTACCTGCGCTGCCAATCGACATTCCGCAACTCTTAGATTATAATCCGTTGTGGAGGCTTTGTTGTGACAAGCCTGACTGTGCGCTATTACGAACACTGCGGTTTTCGGTAACGTGACGTCGGTACCACGCAAGGGGTTGAACTCGATTAGCATTGCAGAACCTTCGTGGGTATTAATAGGTattagtataaatatattcatagcTATAAATTACACAATAACAATCAAGCTATCAACGATTTCCTCTGGAAATGAAGAAACAATTACCTGCCTTTCCGAGGAACGCGATCGCTTGATCCATTCCGCCACCCTGAGTGCCGATATATCTCTCAGCGCTGGCGCTGATGGTAGCCAACTCGCGTTTTGGCAATTGGTACTGTAATAGAAACGATTTTGTTGTTTGAAAgtcgttatattatttttaattcgcaCCCATTGCACGAAGAACACGAAAGTAAATATCTCTgaactttgaaaatatttcttaaaccaGTGCTACTTAATCATTGTCTGTAGGGGTAGATATTAGGTTTTCCAAGAGTAAACAAATCGGTAACGGTGCATGGAGGTATGcatgtacatacgtacgtaGTAACAACCGCCTGTCCTAAAAAGGAGAATTGCGTTTCGCAATAAAACAGTTAACAACAATCGCTAAACGACATTACGGTTTACTAGCCTACAGCCCTACCGCAAGTGTCTATCTCCTACTCTGCTTTAATGTATGTGACATCGTTAGATTGCCGAGATTGCCCTCAGCTCTGCCCGCGGGCATCGGCGGGTGCCCGCGTGAAAGCCTGTTGAACTGCACTGCGGCCTAAATACACCTTGTAATTGCGGAAATGACAGAGAAATCCAGGACTGTTTCGACTAAAAGAGCAAATTTGTCCTGTTCTTGCCGGTTGAAATTTGCGCGGCGGATCGCTAATTAAATTTGCTTTCACCTTTAAGATAAGATCCACGAGTATccaggaaaataaaaaagaataatatcaTGGAAATAtcaagataaataataatacacaaAATTTCTTGTTTGATTCTACTTTTTTACGAGTTTCTATCGTCTGGGTAATTGACGCTGAAACAGAGAACGAATCGAATCTGTAGTTGTCGGTGGCACTTTCAATTTCCAACCATTCAAAGAGAGAACCTTTTTTAAGTGATGAAAGAACGAAACGAAATTCCTTTCATTCAACGAACTTTTCAACACCGTGAAAATTTTTTTTGCGGACTTTTTTGTAGTCGCTATTATAGTCGTCATACGTATATGGTGAAACACGTACGAGAGAAATCAAAGGAATTTCGTATAAAAACTACTCAATTTTCTAAATCCTCTTTGACGGAAATCAAAGCGTATTCGATTTATTGGCAACACAGAACCCTAGCAATTCATTTTGCTCACATTCGCAATATCCACCGGCGGTATTGGCAATACCGTTCAAATATGGTGGTATGTATTAGGGAATCGATTTCGTAGCGCAGAGTTCTAGTAGTTACATGTAAAACAATCCGCAAATAAGACATGCGCTTGTGGCGACGGAAGCGCGGGTAATGGGCCGGAAGGTATTAGACATTCTTGAGACATTCCTTTCGGAAACACTGCACGCATAATCTTGAAGGTCAGTGAGCGCCTCGTGCTCATGACTTCGTTGAAAGAGACATTAGGGTCCAGAGAACTTTTCTCATCGATCTTGCAAGTCTGGAGACATAGAGGAAGGAATAGCAAGTAGGAAAGAGAAAGACTAAGGGAAAAGAATGATGTTTCTCTTGGCAACGAGGGAGCAGAACAATGAGATTTTACTTATCTCTTGTACAAAGGCGGACCGAAATGTCCTCTTTTTCCACCATGTCTATAAGCAAAACCATTGCAGCGACAACGCGTCGGGATAACTTTGCGTGCATGTATACGTGATTTAATCATAACGAACCGGCTGCATCCGGAACGTGACACTGATACCCCGTGCAGCCTGTTAATCACGTAGCTTTATAAATTGCGATTCTCGGCTTTGAAGCACTCAGGCTCAACGTTCCTTACTTTTTCGCTAAACATCCCTTGCTTTGAAGGCTTTTCCTTTTGTCATATTTATGTTTCATGGGTATTTTTTTCTgtactatatacatatttattatttgtttcgtCTTTTCCATACTTTTGATACATTCcagaattaaacaatttttttaatataaatcttTTCTATAAATCGTTTATCATCTGCATTTTGCATTTTCGGATGTGAAACATCGATTATAATTGTTCCTCTTCTCTACGTGAATTTCATACACGAGCTATCCCTAGAGACGTGTAATTATCGTCTGTTTCATACCAACGTTTGAATTGTTCTAACAAGAATGCAGAttagatatttatgtataacaaACATGGTTTATATTCTCGTTATGTCCACACAATTTCGTGATTGGTAACAAGTGTTTATTAATCCTGAATGCagactataaaacgttatgtaaaTCATCTCCTATATCTATCGTGTTGTTTACTTTTGCATCAGATAAAAATTTTACACGAATATTTCCAACATAAAGCGAAACAGATTGTCTACCTCTATAAATCTTTCATGAAGGATATTTTGGATGCATGATATTGGACGCAACTTAGGTCATCCTAAAAGTGGATTACTTCACTGTGAGAAGTGAGAAATATTTTAAGCATTTCCTAAATTGATATCAACGTCAGGATTAAATTTAGAGGAACAAAATTATtcgaagaattattattatgGACGACGATGAAAATGTTGATAGCATTGTTCTTTAGTtaaggttattacgtaattaacCGGAGTCTTGAATTATTTGTACAAATAAATGAGAATTTTAGTAGTGACGTATGCTATAGTTAGTAGAAGAAAACATACAAAACTTTCGAAATATATCCTCCAGtattagaataaaattgttatgAAGGCGATAATACGTTTTGTCTATTATTGCGGTAAGTATTATCGGAAAGAGTCGACAGGATAAGCTTGAGATATAACTTTTTCCTACAAATTCCGCCAAAATCTTTTCCAGCCATTTCATTTCGAAACTTACTTAGAATATacttttctttacaaagtttcaaTGACGTTCGTTCCAATTTATACAAGTTAAACATACTTTCATTGTTTCtacattacaaatatatttttaactttttagtGGTTCTCGTTCGAATGAAATAAGAggatgtaatttgaaaatatatagaaatatcacACAAAAATTGGAATAGCTGAAAAGAGCACTCACCTGGCTTATATGCACAGTCACAAGAACAGCGGCAGAAACTAGCGCGCTAGAGCTCGAGAGCCCTGAATTAGGAGGAATGTTACCCCAAACTGCAGCCAAGATTCCCGAAGGTGCGCATTCCTCTGGGATCACTTCAAGAGCTCCTTTCACACCGCAGAGGAAATATTTGTACCAGTCTGGACCACTGCCGGCGTCCTTGATGCAAACACTACGCAGGAAATGtgaatttatttctcttttcgcAGTTATCTTATAGCTTCACCCATTTTTAAGGTATTTTCTTCTTTGgataaattagataaaaaatgCTGCAGTATAAAAAACATGGAAagttttttttacaaaatcaatattaaaaaatttatatcggAAACCtta comes from Bombus terrestris chromosome 7, iyBomTerr1.2, whole genome shotgun sequence and encodes:
- the LOC100648022 gene encoding N-acetylgalactosamine kinase isoform X2: MSHNTNRECSVESEERVPILQPDEQLSKRLNILTDHFQSTYNVKPSFFVRVPGRVNLIGEHIDYCGYAVCPMAIEQDILVAVALSKGNDIRLTNIDPKYKYFQCNFKDVSVCIKDAGSGPDWYKYFLCGVKGALEVIPEECAPSGILAAVWGNIPPNSGLSSSSALVSAAVLVTVHISQYQLPKRELATISASAERYIGTQGGGMDQAIAFLGKAGSAMLIEFNPLRGTDVTLPKTAVFVIAHSQACHNKASTTDYNLRVAECRLAAQMIAKKRNKPWERVQRLIDVQESLGMSEDEMVSVVTTDLHEEPYTLNEISKSLDTTNERLREISSVQSFGDAQPFKLKQRALHVYQEAARVVKFQRISEESAITEDEKLRQLGNLMSNSHASLRKLYECSHPNVDSLVDKAMACDAFGARLTGAGWGGCIVAITTKNKVSQFVDKLKEEIGRCEIKDEFKLGDLVFPTEPNQGAAIYTT